CAAAGGCTAGGCTCTGTAAGCATAAATGGGTGTTGATGCAAACGGCGGCGAGGTTTCTCGGCATGATCGATCTTGGCCAGCAACGATCGAAACTGTGTGCCGGCGTATCGCGCAGATCGTTTCTCAAGATCGGCTCGCTGGCGGCGGGCGGTCTTTCACTCCCCACGTTGCTGCGGACTCGAGCACAAGCGGGTGACGCGAAAAATCGGCCCCCGCGTGCTGTCATACAGTTTTATTTGGAAGGGGGTCTGACGCACCACGACTCGTACGATCCCAAGCCGGCCGCGCCGCGGGAAATTCGCGGACCGTTCTCGGCCATTGATACAGCGGTACCTGGCGTGCAATTCTCCGATCAGTTGCCGCGCCAGGCGCAAATCGCCAATAAGCTAACCGCCTTGCGCGCCGTGTCGCACGGCACGGCCGATCATGCCACGGGTCAACACTGGATGCTGACGGGTTATCCCGGCGGGACCAATCGTGCGGCTGGCGGTAACGACCAGCCTGCCACCGGTGCGGTCGTCTCGGCCTTATTGGGCTCGGACCAGCGCGAGTTGCCCAGCTATATGACGTTGTCGAATCGTGGCGGCGGGTATGCCTATCGTCACGCGGCCTATCTGGGCGTGGCGCACAATCCGTTCGATGTTTTCGCCGATCCTAATCGGCCGCAGTTTCGGGTTCCGAACCTGGCGATCGAAAACGGATTAGAGGGCGTGCGCCTCGACGATCGCCTGGCTCTGGTGCACAAGTTAGACAGCTTGCGACGCGACATAGACCAGCGGGGCGAGATGGCGGGCCTCGATGCCTTTACGCGGCAGGCCTTTCATCTCATCACCGGCGCTCGGGCGCAAAGCGCCTTCCAAATCGACGCCGAGAGCACGGCCATGCGCGAGCAATACGGCCGTACACGCATCGGTCAGTGTACGCTCTTGGCGCGCCGGCTGGTCGAGGCCGGAG
Above is a genomic segment from Pirellulales bacterium containing:
- a CDS encoding DUF1501 domain-containing protein yields the protein MIDLGQQRSKLCAGVSRRSFLKIGSLAAGGLSLPTLLRTRAQAGDAKNRPPRAVIQFYLEGGLTHHDSYDPKPAAPREIRGPFSAIDTAVPGVQFSDQLPRQAQIANKLTALRAVSHGTADHATGQHWMLTGYPGGTNRAAGGNDQPATGAVVSALLGSDQRELPSYMTLSNRGGGYAYRHAAYLGVAHNPFDVFADPNRPQFRVPNLAIENGLEGVRLDDRLALVHKLDSLRRDIDQRGEMAGLDAFTRQAFHLITGARAQSAFQIDAESTAMREQYGRTRIGQCTLLARRLVEAGVPFITVHDVGWDNHDRIEQAMRGKLPPLDQALAALVTDLDERGLPDDVLILLIGEFGRTPRINANAGRDHWGNVFSVLLAGGGLRHCGAYGASNAQGASPVSGTVSPGDIFATMYHFLGIDPHSTVHDLSGRPVQLLPEGTVLSALV